One Aerococcus urinaeequi DNA segment encodes these proteins:
- a CDS encoding DUF1722 domain-containing protein, giving the protein MLDNTFGDTLKKQATDTERGKFKRIQERLQNQEISITQFRRYLKQLLKKYPDPYLVDSIYFKMNF; this is encoded by the coding sequence ATGCTGGACAACACATTTGGGGATACTTTAAAAAAACAAGCCACCGACACTGAGCGAGGTAAGTTTAAACGCATTCAAGAAAGACTACAAAATCAAGAAATATCGATTACACAATTTCGTCGATACTTGAAACAATTACTAAAAAAGTACCCAGATCCATATTTAGTTGACAGTATTTACTTCAAAATGAATTTCTGA
- a CDS encoding tryptophan-rich sensory protein, with amino-acid sequence MKKYTQWPVIYLIAFAVMIFLNYWSATNVGIVANQDPALIQPAGYAFSIWGIIYILTFIWIIHLFFNRQKAQQVVDRLSFLPVINFLLNGFWIIAFTQEWLLISTIIIALLLINLVSIYTRLSDINSRHWLDRLPFSIYFAWVTVATIVNIFTWFIGAGINSFIGLSELSWTNIMLVVASLLMGYIAFRYKDIAFPLVFIWSYVAIVIENQFNDISLAVILIICIIAQLASASLLMRQHLSK; translated from the coding sequence ATGAAAAAATATACCCAATGGCCCGTAATTTATCTCATCGCATTTGCTGTAATGATCTTTCTGAATTACTGGTCTGCCACTAATGTTGGGATTGTCGCAAACCAAGACCCTGCACTTATTCAACCTGCCGGCTACGCTTTCTCCATTTGGGGAATCATCTACATACTCACTTTTATTTGGATCATTCACTTATTCTTTAATCGTCAAAAAGCACAACAAGTAGTAGATAGATTAAGTTTTCTGCCTGTTATCAATTTCTTACTGAACGGTTTTTGGATTATTGCATTTACCCAAGAATGGTTGCTTATTTCTACAATCATTATTGCTTTATTACTCATCAACTTAGTCAGCATATATACAAGATTATCGGATATAAATAGCCGACACTGGCTTGATCGTTTACCATTCTCTATTTACTTTGCTTGGGTAACTGTTGCAACAATTGTCAATATCTTCACCTGGTTTATCGGTGCCGGCATTAATTCTTTCATTGGACTTTCCGAGTTATCTTGGACCAACATCATGCTAGTAGTAGCTAGTCTATTAATGGGTTACATCGCCTTTAGATATAAAGACATTGCCTTTCCATTAGTATTCATTTGGAGTTATGTAGCGATTGTAATAGAAAATCAGTTTAACGACATTTCTTTAGCGGTTATCCTTATCATCTGTATCATTGCACAGTTAGCTAGTGCCAGTTTATTGATGAGACAGCACTTAAGCAAATAA
- the tsaD gene encoding tRNA (adenosine(37)-N6)-threonylcarbamoyltransferase complex transferase subunit TsaD, whose amino-acid sequence MATILAIESSCDETSAAIVQNGTDMRSNVVASQIKSHMRFGGVVPEIASRHHVEQITQIIDLAMTEGNATWEDVDAVAVTQGPGLVGSLLIGVTAAKTLAFAHQKPLIGVNHMAGHIYANQLIAPMDYPLLALVVSGGHTELVIMRGENDFETIGDTRDDAVGEAYDKIGRVIGVPYPGGKIIDQMAHEGEDVYQYPRAMKGEDTLDFSFSGLKSAVINHMHNAKQKNETLDMNNVAASFQAAALDQLVGRTISALDQYPEINHLLVAGGVAANKGLRSQLTAAVEGLDRPVTLQFPPLSLCGDNAAMIGAAAESLYQTQQFASLALDAKPGMSLS is encoded by the coding sequence ATGGCAACAATACTAGCAATCGAATCTTCTTGTGATGAAACATCCGCTGCCATCGTCCAGAACGGGACAGATATGCGGTCTAATGTTGTCGCAAGTCAAATTAAAAGTCATATGCGGTTTGGCGGTGTAGTACCTGAAATCGCTAGCCGTCATCATGTAGAACAAATTACCCAAATCATCGACCTAGCTATGACTGAAGGTAACGCGACTTGGGAAGATGTGGACGCTGTCGCAGTAACCCAAGGACCTGGACTAGTCGGTTCGTTATTAATCGGGGTTACGGCAGCCAAAACTTTGGCTTTTGCTCATCAAAAACCTTTAATTGGGGTTAATCATATGGCTGGTCATATATACGCTAACCAACTGATCGCGCCAATGGATTATCCATTGTTGGCATTAGTTGTATCCGGTGGTCATACTGAACTAGTGATTATGCGCGGAGAAAATGATTTTGAAACAATTGGTGATACGCGTGATGATGCTGTAGGAGAAGCTTACGATAAAATCGGCCGTGTCATCGGAGTGCCTTATCCAGGTGGGAAAATCATTGACCAGATGGCTCATGAAGGGGAAGATGTTTATCAATATCCGCGAGCTATGAAGGGTGAAGATACATTAGATTTTTCTTTTTCAGGCTTAAAGTCTGCTGTAATCAACCATATGCATAATGCCAAACAAAAGAATGAAACGCTTGATATGAACAATGTAGCAGCTTCATTCCAAGCAGCAGCACTTGATCAATTAGTGGGTCGGACAATTTCTGCCTTAGACCAATATCCAGAAATAAACCACTTACTAGTTGCAGGTGGTGTAGCAGCCAATAAGGGTTTACGTAGCCAATTAACCGCTGCAGTTGAAGGATTAGATCGTCCAGTCACCTTACAGTTCCCGCCATTAAGCCTTTGCGGTGACAATGCGGCGATGATAGGTGCTGCAGCAGAGTCTTTATACCAAACACAGCAATTTGCTTCTTTAGCTTTAGACGCTAAACCAGGTATGAGCTTATCATAG
- the rimI gene encoding ribosomal protein S18-alanine N-acetyltransferase, which yields MQIDHLDYQWAKTQDPKDVGKMATVLHASLHQAFSTDLSWSANAIDASLNNPYHHFFIMRDPANLEIVGLAHFQLIFDEVELFNIAILPDYRRQGLSYRLLEEALLYFAQNKGKLVTLEVRSRNQAARQLYEKLAFKQIASRPNYYPVDLDDAIIYQRNLVDKI from the coding sequence GTGCAAATCGACCATCTAGACTATCAATGGGCTAAAACTCAAGATCCTAAAGATGTAGGCAAAATGGCTACTGTTCTCCATGCTAGCTTACACCAAGCCTTTTCAACGGATTTATCTTGGTCTGCAAATGCCATTGATGCCAGTCTCAATAATCCATACCATCATTTCTTTATTATGCGCGATCCAGCAAACTTAGAAATTGTTGGACTAGCGCATTTTCAATTAATTTTTGATGAGGTAGAGCTCTTCAATATTGCCATATTGCCTGATTACCGTAGACAAGGGCTTAGCTACCGGTTGCTTGAAGAGGCATTGCTTTATTTTGCCCAAAATAAAGGTAAACTAGTGACCCTTGAAGTCCGCAGTCGTAATCAAGCTGCGCGACAACTATACGAAAAACTAGCCTTCAAACAAATTGCTAGTCGTCCCAACTATTATCCTGTAGACTTAGACGACGCTATTATTTATCAACGAAATTTAGTGGATAAAATCTGA
- the rimI gene encoding ribosomal protein S18-alanine N-acetyltransferase, translating into MKARTWREQIKAFFKNFNRQVLFTMKKSLVADLTLDKQSIALPDGQSIFFVVQDTTVIHQMVDIEYRAYHQVVSWTARDFLYDMTQNPNTYYIQAFLGEELVGFIGCRRDRTDVHISNLVVNPDYQSIGIGTALLDRAIDCAKQLDRNAMSLEVRASNHGAQRFYQRFGFYESDTKENYYSDNDEDAFEMRLAPLINVEQIEIVEGV; encoded by the coding sequence ATGAAGGCACGTACGTGGAGAGAACAAATTAAAGCATTTTTCAAAAATTTTAATCGACAGGTGTTATTTACCATGAAAAAATCTCTAGTAGCTGATTTAACATTAGACAAACAATCAATCGCCTTGCCAGATGGACAATCTATCTTTTTTGTTGTGCAAGATACGACAGTGATTCATCAAATGGTTGATATTGAATATCGCGCTTATCATCAAGTCGTTTCTTGGACGGCACGTGACTTCTTATATGATATGACCCAAAATCCTAACACCTATTACATTCAAGCCTTCTTAGGTGAAGAATTAGTAGGCTTTATTGGCTGTCGCCGTGACCGGACGGATGTCCATATTTCAAACTTGGTCGTAAATCCAGATTACCAATCAATCGGGATTGGGACCGCCTTACTGGACCGGGCCATCGACTGTGCCAAACAGCTGGACCGCAACGCTATGTCCCTTGAAGTCAGAGCCTCAAACCATGGCGCACAACGTTTTTATCAACGTTTTGGATTTTACGAAAGTGATACTAAAGAGAACTATTACTCAGACAACGACGAAGATGCTTTCGAAATGCGGTTAGCGCCCCTAATTAATGTCGAGCAAATCGAAATTGTCGAAGGGGTGTAA
- the tsaB gene encoding tRNA (adenosine(37)-N6)-threonylcarbamoyltransferase complex dimerization subunit type 1 TsaB has protein sequence MKTLAIDTSTQALSVALRDGDQVVTETTTNTKIKHSTQLLPLIDSMFKLIGWQPSDLEGIVVTEGPGSYTGLRIGVTAAKTMANTLNIPLFTLPTLMALAGNVQAISGPALIVPFIDARRKTAFATVYLREGNRFTPLFTTSHGQFIQFLDQVETYLKDNPDLQSLPLNFVSPDIEAFRQDIETQFGDRAIIFPNEFGLIHAGHLGALPLKQVDVETFIPDYAKLSEAEENWVAQNPEEAKADEGTYVERTN, from the coding sequence ATGAAAACTTTAGCAATTGATACATCAACTCAAGCTCTTAGTGTCGCCCTACGTGATGGGGACCAGGTTGTGACAGAAACGACCACCAATACCAAAATTAAACATTCAACCCAGTTGCTTCCCTTAATTGACAGTATGTTCAAATTAATCGGTTGGCAACCAAGTGACCTTGAAGGCATTGTTGTTACAGAGGGACCGGGCTCTTATACAGGATTGCGGATTGGGGTAACAGCAGCCAAAACCATGGCCAACACGCTAAACATTCCCTTGTTTACCTTACCAACCTTGATGGCGTTAGCGGGCAACGTGCAAGCAATAAGTGGCCCAGCTTTAATCGTCCCATTCATCGATGCCAGGAGAAAGACGGCTTTTGCGACTGTTTACCTTAGAGAAGGCAACCGTTTTACGCCACTATTCACAACATCACACGGCCAATTTATCCAGTTTTTAGACCAAGTTGAGACCTACTTAAAAGACAATCCGGACTTACAAAGCTTACCGCTGAATTTTGTCAGCCCTGATATTGAAGCCTTCCGCCAAGACATTGAAACCCAATTTGGCGACCGAGCAATCATTTTCCCAAATGAATTTGGTTTAATACATGCAGGACATTTAGGCGCGCTACCACTGAAACAAGTGGACGTCGAGACATTTATTCCGGATTACGCAAAATTATCAGAAGCTGAAGAAAACTGGGTCGCTCAAAATCCTGAGGAGGCTAAGGCAGATGAAGGCACGTACGTGGAGAGAACAAATTAA
- a CDS encoding MFS transporter: MSNSYENSATMDATDKRPFGFRDIIGYFFGDFGCNLSYSVVTYYLTIFYVSYIGIEATHFAALMILTRVFDAVNDPLVGYFSDRIKPYKGNRYKPFILVGGPLLAIISAFIYFDTSSMGYGVQLAVCAISYVAWDFAYTLVNIPYGTLNSVVTDSSEGRTKLSTARSIGAGVAKLPVAIIPLIVYQNKVVDGQVVSQFQGQLMFPVMLGLGVVALISFFLLYSNVEERVQPDMEQIKNQPSIFKTFKTLFSNRALIAQIIAGTAQTIFIYSASQLHQMTLQVKYNDGALFSWFTLIEIAPLAIGVLLITPLVRKFGKRQVIIVPLIASLVIYGIMLLFPVENVYIWIALMALANMFTFGFQLLSWAMISDAIDYNEWKQGFRSDGSLYSSYIFCRKIGTAFSSAAVPLLIAFSAPSLELNNATTWTASNVSAIYNMSILFPLFGFGLVFIAYLLVFNISKEDYHKMQKDLGHTIDNG, from the coding sequence ATGAGCAACTCGTACGAAAATTCGGCGACGATGGATGCAACTGATAAGCGCCCATTTGGCTTCCGTGACATTATCGGTTACTTCTTTGGAGACTTTGGTTGTAATCTAAGTTATTCTGTTGTAACTTACTACCTTACAATTTTCTATGTATCTTACATTGGAATCGAAGCGACACACTTTGCCGCCTTAATGATTCTGACACGTGTATTTGATGCTGTGAATGATCCATTGGTTGGCTATTTCTCTGACCGGATTAAACCTTATAAAGGTAACCGATATAAACCATTCATTTTAGTTGGGGGTCCATTGCTAGCCATCATTTCAGCCTTTATATACTTTGATACCTCATCAATGGGCTATGGTGTGCAGTTAGCTGTCTGTGCCATTTCTTATGTGGCTTGGGACTTTGCTTATACTTTAGTAAATATCCCTTATGGTACTTTAAACTCAGTAGTAACTGACTCATCTGAAGGTCGTACAAAGCTTTCTACAGCACGTTCAATTGGTGCTGGGGTTGCCAAATTACCAGTAGCGATTATTCCGTTAATCGTATATCAAAATAAAGTAGTCGACGGTCAAGTCGTATCACAATTCCAAGGGCAATTAATGTTCCCAGTAATGTTAGGTTTAGGGGTTGTCGCTTTAATCTCATTCTTCTTGTTATATTCAAATGTAGAAGAACGTGTACAGCCAGATATGGAACAAATCAAAAACCAACCGTCAATCTTCAAAACGTTCAAAACATTATTCTCAAACCGCGCCCTAATTGCACAGATTATTGCTGGTACCGCTCAAACGATATTTATCTACTCTGCATCACAATTACACCAGATGACTTTACAAGTGAAATATAACGATGGGGCATTATTCTCTTGGTTTACTTTAATTGAAATCGCTCCTTTGGCAATCGGTGTTTTATTGATTACACCACTAGTTCGTAAATTTGGTAAACGCCAAGTGATCATTGTGCCATTGATTGCTAGTTTGGTCATTTACGGCATAATGTTATTATTCCCAGTAGAAAATGTATATATTTGGATTGCTTTAATGGCCTTAGCGAATATGTTTACATTCGGTTTCCAATTATTATCATGGGCAATGATTTCAGATGCAATTGACTACAATGAATGGAAACAAGGCTTCCGTTCAGACGGATCGTTATATTCTTCATATATCTTTTGTCGTAAAATCGGTACAGCATTCTCATCTGCAGCCGTACCATTATTAATTGCATTCTCAGCACCTTCATTAGAGTTGAATAATGCAACAACTTGGACCGCATCAAATGTGAGTGCAATCTACAACATGTCAATCCTGTTCCCTTTATTTGGCTTTGGATTGGTATTTATTGCGTACTTATTAGTATTTAACATCTCAAAAGAAGACTATCATAAAATGCAAAAAGATTTAGGCCATACAATTGATAATGGCTAG
- a CDS encoding VOC family protein, with protein MTEIIEKLHHITAIVGAPNQVFKFYRDILGLRLVKKTLNYDDPYTYHLYFGNNEADGGTIITFFPWENNHLGQLGDGQVATTSFAIPAGSLDFWANRLEAKGIQFSRGSRFDNETILVKDFHNLNIELVEKDWGKANTYAVDDITPETAIQGFAGAVLYSHRPDHTVELFDQVFGWHKVGEDSQYIRLQAPGERKEWLDIRKTADSFGKMAIGTVHHIAFEVADEEALNYWLEVAQQRGYHTSDIKNRDYFKSLYFRERGGILIELATAGPGFTWNETFEELGSQLFYPAKHEAIIDQIKANLTPLDF; from the coding sequence TTGACTGAAATTATTGAGAAATTGCACCATATCACCGCTATTGTTGGTGCTCCTAACCAAGTTTTTAAATTTTACCGTGACATCCTGGGTCTTCGTTTAGTCAAGAAAACCCTAAATTACGACGACCCTTACACTTACCATTTATATTTCGGTAACAATGAAGCTGACGGCGGGACCATCATTACCTTCTTCCCTTGGGAAAATAACCACCTTGGTCAATTGGGTGACGGTCAAGTGGCGACCACTTCTTTTGCTATTCCAGCTGGCAGTTTAGATTTCTGGGCTAACCGCTTGGAAGCCAAAGGCATTCAATTTTCCCGCGGTAGCCGTTTTGACAATGAAACAATTCTCGTCAAAGATTTCCATAATTTAAATATTGAGCTGGTTGAAAAGGATTGGGGTAAGGCCAATACTTACGCAGTCGACGACATTACGCCTGAAACAGCTATTCAAGGTTTTGCTGGTGCGGTTTTATATAGTCACCGCCCTGACCATACGGTTGAATTGTTCGACCAAGTTTTCGGTTGGCATAAGGTGGGCGAGGACAGCCAATATATTCGTCTACAAGCACCTGGTGAACGGAAGGAATGGCTAGATATTCGAAAAACCGCTGATTCTTTTGGTAAAATGGCTATCGGTACAGTTCACCACATCGCCTTTGAAGTGGCGGACGAAGAGGCCTTAAACTATTGGCTAGAAGTGGCCCAACAACGTGGTTACCACACTAGCGATATCAAGAACCGTGACTATTTCAAATCCTTATACTTCCGCGAGCGCGGCGGCATTTTGATTGAATTAGCGACTGCTGGCCCAGGTTTTACTTGGAACGAGACGTTTGAAGAACTTGGTAGCCAATTATTCTACCCAGCCAAACATGAAGCGATTATCGACCAAATTAAAGCCAACTTGACACCCCTAGATTTCTAA
- a CDS encoding alpha/beta hydrolase has product MSYEYIYQAAENQAEANTLLLLHGTGGTEHDLLDIVQFIDPNANILSLRGNEPEGPMNRFFKRHGEGNLDIENLKYHAKDLYNFIGALATEKGFDPAKVVPIGYSNGANIAGGVLYLFDNPFKGAILLHPMVPFRDGTMPNLTHTPVFIGAGFNDPICAPSESEELKTSLESAGSPVTLHWENYGHSLSMPELQAAKGWYATAVG; this is encoded by the coding sequence ATGAGTTACGAATATATTTATCAAGCAGCAGAAAACCAAGCTGAAGCCAACACCCTACTACTTTTACACGGTACAGGCGGAACTGAGCACGATCTACTAGACATTGTCCAATTTATCGATCCCAATGCCAACATCCTATCATTGCGCGGTAACGAGCCTGAAGGACCCATGAATCGTTTCTTCAAACGCCACGGTGAAGGCAACTTAGACATCGAAAACTTGAAATACCATGCCAAAGACCTGTATAATTTCATAGGAGCCTTGGCAACGGAAAAAGGGTTCGATCCAGCTAAAGTAGTGCCAATTGGTTATTCAAATGGCGCAAATATTGCTGGCGGTGTTTTATACCTATTTGACAACCCTTTTAAGGGCGCGATCTTACTCCACCCTATGGTACCATTTAGAGATGGAACTATGCCCAACTTGACGCACACACCTGTCTTTATTGGTGCTGGTTTCAACGACCCAATCTGTGCGCCAAGCGAAAGTGAAGAACTTAAAACCAGCCTAGAATCGGCTGGTAGCCCAGTTACCCTTCATTGGGAAAACTACGGCCATTCCTTATCTATGC